A DNA window from uncultured Fibrobacter sp. contains the following coding sequences:
- a CDS encoding caspase family protein, with the protein MKKILGKILSCDFGMSSIALCTACLVAILAVAGSAHAAGESIAIERYVFAVSANNGGKERPRLRYAESDARAFANVLSQMGGVPKANVHMVTEPSVASLQKQLDALDKKLVATKTAHSGKGANATNGAENFREEVLVYYSGHADEKGLRLGEEVYSWKEFRKRIDALNADVKIAVIDACGSGAITRVKGGVAVPAFMVDKSSDMKGYAFITSSTQDESSQESDKLKGSFFTHSLVSGLRGAGDVSGDGKVTLSEAYQFAFNETLQKTEATMGGAQHPSRDMNLAGTGDVVMTDLRSTSAGLELDEDIDGHLFIRDEKGELVAELYKKPGRAMSLGFPAGKYSVRLERPAEYKEATVSLQDNYRARLSQKQFNAIAAEKTMLRGEIRSEGRSDSVEYSLDSLDHNGKYRVTFNLVDKDREPRKGLQMGLFVTRTDNYMLGSQISLFANIARKEMHGLQLTATFNGAKEHFEGAQVSSVVNYAGSFDGLQISPVANIAKSKSSGAQVSAALNYVGDTLSGMQIAPAANCARVAKAQVSAAINVASESDVQATAAINIASKSNVQASAAMNIAGTSDVQATAAMNIAGESNVQASVLNIAGRIDDVQAGVVNISGKANGRQVGLVNICGSCEKTPVGLINIVGNGVWSVTASMNEMGALGLSFHMGTAYLFTALEGARLIEKGTQFKEFSDVNETGIGLGTQFGKYGSHFEMEYMFLTAQNKHGLYSDFSGFEYNDGDDVNFHHRLRLGYTTQVFPFFGLSVGGSLNFAHEITGDKLWLKPLAEYHDDFGSKDHKARWWPGFYAAVTVGKF; encoded by the coding sequence ATGAAGAAGATTCTAGGGAAGATTTTGAGCTGCGATTTTGGGATGAGCAGCATCGCTCTTTGTACGGCATGCCTGGTGGCGATTTTAGCGGTAGCGGGTTCTGCCCATGCGGCGGGTGAATCGATTGCGATTGAACGCTACGTTTTTGCGGTGAGTGCGAATAACGGCGGCAAGGAACGTCCGCGCCTGCGTTATGCCGAAAGTGACGCCCGCGCCTTTGCGAATGTGCTTTCGCAGATGGGCGGAGTCCCGAAGGCGAATGTCCACATGGTGACCGAACCGAGTGTCGCAAGCCTGCAAAAACAGCTGGACGCGCTCGACAAGAAACTTGTGGCGACAAAGACGGCGCATTCGGGCAAGGGGGCGAATGCGACAAACGGTGCCGAAAATTTCCGCGAAGAAGTGCTGGTCTATTATAGCGGTCACGCCGACGAAAAGGGGCTCCGCCTCGGTGAAGAAGTCTATAGCTGGAAGGAATTCCGCAAGCGTATCGATGCCTTGAATGCCGATGTGAAGATTGCAGTAATCGATGCGTGCGGCTCGGGCGCCATCACGCGAGTGAAGGGCGGTGTCGCTGTCCCCGCGTTCATGGTCGACAAGAGCAGCGACATGAAAGGCTACGCCTTTATCACGAGCAGCACGCAAGACGAATCCAGTCAGGAAAGCGACAAGCTGAAGGGTTCCTTCTTTACGCATTCCCTGGTGAGCGGCCTCCGTGGCGCAGGCGACGTGAGCGGTGACGGCAAGGTGACGCTTTCCGAAGCCTACCAGTTTGCCTTCAACGAAACTCTGCAGAAAACCGAAGCGACGATGGGCGGTGCGCAGCATCCTAGCCGCGACATGAACTTGGCGGGCACTGGCGACGTGGTGATGACGGATTTGCGCAGTACGAGTGCGGGCCTCGAACTCGACGAGGATATTGACGGTCACCTGTTTATCCGCGACGAGAAGGGTGAACTTGTTGCCGAACTCTACAAGAAGCCTGGTCGCGCGATGAGCCTCGGTTTTCCGGCCGGAAAGTACAGCGTTCGCCTGGAACGTCCCGCCGAGTACAAGGAAGCGACCGTTTCCTTGCAGGACAACTACCGCGCCCGCCTTTCCCAGAAACAGTTCAATGCGATTGCAGCCGAGAAGACGATGCTCCGTGGCGAAATCAGGAGCGAAGGCCGTAGCGATTCCGTGGAATATTCTCTCGACTCGCTTGATCATAACGGAAAATACCGTGTGACCTTCAACCTAGTTGACAAGGATCGTGAACCCCGCAAGGGCTTGCAGATGGGCCTGTTTGTGACGCGTACCGACAACTACATGCTGGGTTCACAGATTAGCTTGTTTGCAAATATTGCCCGTAAGGAAATGCACGGCTTGCAGCTGACGGCTACGTTTAACGGAGCGAAAGAACATTTTGAAGGCGCCCAGGTTTCGAGCGTTGTCAACTATGCGGGTTCCTTTGACGGTCTCCAGATTTCTCCGGTAGCAAACATCGCTAAAAGCAAGTCTTCGGGGGCTCAAGTCTCGGCTGCGCTGAACTATGTGGGCGATACCTTGTCTGGAATGCAGATTGCGCCTGCGGCCAACTGTGCGCGGGTGGCAAAGGCTCAGGTTTCTGCGGCGATCAATGTGGCAAGTGAGTCCGATGTGCAGGCAACTGCTGCGATCAATATTGCAAGCAAGTCTAATGTACAGGCGTCTGCTGCGATGAACATTGCGGGAACCTCCGATGTGCAGGCGACTGCCGCGATGAATATCGCCGGAGAGTCCAACGTGCAGGCGTCTGTCCTGAACATTGCGGGCAGGATTGACGATGTGCAGGCGGGTGTCGTGAACATCTCGGGGAAGGCGAATGGCCGCCAGGTTGGTCTTGTGAATATCTGCGGTAGCTGCGAAAAGACTCCGGTGGGCCTCATCAATATTGTCGGTAACGGCGTGTGGAGCGTAACGGCTTCCATGAACGAAATGGGTGCGCTTGGGCTTTCTTTCCACATGGGTACGGCCTACCTGTTTACTGCCCTCGAAGGTGCCCGCCTGATTGAAAAGGGAACTCAGTTCAAGGAATTCAGCGATGTCAATGAAACCGGAATCGGTCTTGGAACGCAGTTTGGCAAGTATGGAAGCCACTTTGAGATGGAGTACATGTTCCTGACGGCACAAAACAAGCATGGGCTCTATTCGGATTTCTCGGGCTTTGAATACAACGACGGCGATGACGTCAATTTCCACCATCGTCTGCGTCTGGGCTACACCACTCAAGTTTTCCCCTTCTTCGGACTTTCTGTGGGCGGTTCTCTCAACTTTGCTCATGAAATCACTGGGGATAAGCTGTGGCTCAAGCCGCTGGCGGAATACCACGACGACTTCGGCAGTAAAGATCACAAGGCTCGTTGGTGGCCAGGTTTCTACGCCGCCGTCACTGTGGGTAAGTTCTAA
- a CDS encoding TonB-dependent siderophore receptor produces the protein MLAAIAAMAQETASDSLAPDSLAPKGIVFNGVVLDSSFAADEKLNVEILESGEALQTTVGKSFSVVLPEDTLWNICVTNSDTAGAEKEKCYELKYIGAERAFSQALGEAFVEDEKKEGNGHPLAAAVDTASATPSSGDTPQRPDSTNVIARNGSDEAISSSDSSDSTKRDVDVDALLAAGDNAKVTELKKVVVQLRRRPKRKPGESVVSAKSIKRMPGLAEADVIKSIQALPGVVASSDFSSKIYVRGGAADQNLFLFDNAVVYSPVHFFGLFSTFLVEGIDDVQFYKSGFPAQYGNRLSSVLKMDGRAGGQDTVNEWFSKSSIKISTFAAQLHTEGHQGPARWVFAGRTTYIGYVLDLCNAIGLLDLNLDYEFTDLQGTVMYNFTDDTRMKFSYYIGKDRLSFDPLYMDWGNIAIPLGLYHRFNGDWDYNATLAFSEFYQTMKIGELMSIEMYLYTFAGKQWLNFRGISNHTFTFGYELEYDYERYQEQMSTVSAADIQKPFHHVGYVQDAWKFAPDYLLQYGLRFNYQTAAEHFGVEPRASLTINLDDEKTLEFYGGYYLQYLNSIVYTDQETLNEFYYPATKTTKGTQIDPASSWLLAAEYSQRGIFEDYDATVGVYYKTQNNLNTFVVELDSNDETTSDDFVMADYFGRAEGYSFGYELSLRKDRGWWFGGINWSQSISVMKSDDGTRPYYPSWHQPYALKLDAGINWKGDENARRKHKIPGRYFRSSIILKYSAGMPISEYKGYYFSQELGHQEFSDQIVVLPGSRNAGRQTDYFRIDVKPIDIGREDKWNFSWTIINLTDHENMFYTFYDTSKNPPEKTEVTQFPFLPIMLNFEYYF, from the coding sequence ATGTTGGCGGCAATCGCTGCTATGGCGCAAGAGACCGCGTCGGATTCCCTTGCGCCTGATTCCCTCGCACCGAAAGGAATTGTCTTTAACGGTGTCGTGCTGGATTCCTCATTCGCGGCAGACGAAAAGCTGAACGTGGAAATTCTTGAATCGGGTGAGGCGCTACAGACGACGGTCGGTAAGTCCTTCAGCGTTGTGCTTCCCGAAGATACGCTCTGGAACATCTGCGTTACCAATTCCGACACGGCCGGAGCCGAAAAGGAAAAATGCTACGAACTCAAGTACATCGGTGCAGAACGTGCTTTCTCGCAGGCACTCGGCGAAGCATTTGTAGAAGACGAGAAAAAAGAAGGGAATGGCCATCCCCTCGCTGCTGCCGTTGACACGGCATCCGCTACCCCTTCTAGCGGGGACACCCCGCAACGCCCCGATTCTACAAACGTCATTGCGAGGAACGGAAGTGACGAAGCAATCTCTAGTAGCGATTCGTCTGACAGTACAAAGCGTGACGTCGATGTCGACGCTCTCCTTGCCGCAGGCGACAACGCGAAGGTGACCGAGCTCAAGAAAGTCGTGGTGCAGCTCCGTCGCCGTCCAAAACGTAAGCCCGGTGAATCCGTAGTTTCCGCGAAGTCCATTAAGCGTATGCCGGGCCTTGCCGAAGCCGATGTCATCAAGAGTATCCAGGCGCTTCCCGGCGTGGTCGCAAGTTCCGATTTCAGTTCCAAGATTTACGTGCGCGGTGGTGCCGCCGACCAGAACCTTTTCCTGTTCGATAACGCCGTTGTCTATTCCCCGGTGCATTTCTTCGGACTTTTCAGCACCTTCCTTGTCGAAGGCATTGACGATGTGCAGTTCTACAAGAGCGGTTTCCCGGCGCAGTATGGCAACCGCCTGAGTTCGGTGCTCAAGATGGATGGCCGTGCGGGCGGTCAGGATACCGTGAACGAATGGTTCAGCAAGTCGAGTATCAAGATAAGCACTTTCGCCGCGCAGCTCCATACCGAAGGTCATCAGGGGCCGGCCCGTTGGGTGTTTGCGGGGCGTACGACCTACATTGGCTACGTGCTTGACCTTTGCAATGCCATTGGCCTTTTGGACCTGAATCTCGATTACGAGTTTACGGACTTGCAGGGCACCGTTATGTACAACTTCACTGACGATACCCGCATGAAGTTCAGCTACTATATCGGCAAGGACCGCTTAAGCTTTGACCCGCTCTATATGGACTGGGGAAACATCGCCATTCCGCTCGGCCTTTACCACCGCTTTAACGGCGACTGGGATTACAACGCGACGCTTGCCTTTAGCGAATTCTACCAGACCATGAAAATCGGCGAACTCATGTCCATCGAGATGTACCTGTACACGTTTGCCGGAAAGCAGTGGCTGAATTTCAGGGGCATTTCGAACCATACGTTCACCTTTGGCTACGAGCTGGAATATGACTACGAACGTTACCAGGAACAGATGTCTACGGTAAGCGCGGCCGATATCCAGAAGCCTTTCCACCATGTGGGCTATGTGCAGGATGCCTGGAAATTTGCTCCCGATTATCTGTTGCAGTACGGCCTTCGTTTCAATTACCAGACCGCCGCGGAACATTTTGGCGTGGAACCCCGAGCCTCCCTGACGATCAACCTCGATGACGAAAAGACGCTTGAGTTTTATGGCGGCTACTACCTGCAGTACCTGAATTCGATTGTCTATACCGACCAGGAAACGCTGAACGAATTCTATTATCCAGCAACAAAAACGACCAAGGGGACTCAAATCGATCCAGCCTCGTCGTGGTTGCTTGCCGCGGAATACAGCCAGCGCGGAATCTTTGAAGACTACGATGCGACCGTGGGGGTGTACTACAAGACGCAAAACAACCTGAATACGTTCGTGGTCGAGCTCGACAGTAACGATGAAACGACTTCCGACGATTTTGTGATGGCGGACTATTTCGGACGCGCGGAGGGCTACTCCTTCGGCTACGAACTTTCGTTGCGTAAGGATAGGGGCTGGTGGTTTGGCGGCATCAACTGGAGCCAGAGCATTAGCGTGATGAAATCCGATGACGGTACCAGGCCGTATTACCCGAGCTGGCATCAGCCTTATGCCCTCAAGCTCGATGCGGGCATCAACTGGAAGGGCGACGAGAATGCCCGCCGAAAGCACAAGATTCCTGGCCGCTATTTCCGCTCGTCCATTATCCTCAAGTATTCGGCGGGAATGCCGATCAGCGAATACAAGGGCTACTACTTTTCGCAGGAGCTCGGACACCAGGAATTTTCCGACCAGATTGTGGTGCTTCCGGGAAGCCGCAATGCGGGCCGCCAGACAGATTACTTTAGAATCGACGTGAAGCCGATCGACATCGGTCGCGAAGACAAGTGGAACTTCAGCTGGACCATTATCAACCTGACGGATCACGAGAACATGTTCTATACGTTCTACGACACGAGCAAGAATCCGCCCGAAAAGACCGAAGTGACCCAGTTCCCGTTCCTGCCGATCATGCTCAATTTTGAGTATTATTTCTAG